One Deinococcus roseus DNA window includes the following coding sequences:
- a CDS encoding LptA/OstA family protein, whose product MKRAWIAVALLGVTALAADTKEQRLLKFASETFKGDVRNGPYTFTGTEKEPVQAQVSNLKITSLNAVFSAPSGKAMTEAAGLRTAEFTNTVKVSRGRLSAEGPSLSYSEETGQGVLKGPATSVFAPEKDGDDPVNVKANQMSFDVDTNISTSTGKVSLVNGRQTGTSDKLVFDEKKELGILTGNAQLVKNPKDAKDNKLVITGTEARVLTNDNKKLLLVKGTVKLVDGDITTTGTTVYYDDKANRAIVIGSPAKSYNAKNKTTVSGGTLEQNTEKNTVRIFKGNVEFSEAQFK is encoded by the coding sequence ATGAAAAGAGCATGGATTGCCGTTGCCCTGCTGGGCGTGACTGCCCTGGCAGCAGACACCAAAGAACAGAGACTGCTGAAATTCGCTTCTGAGACCTTCAAAGGGGATGTCAGAAACGGACCCTACACCTTCACCGGAACCGAAAAAGAACCCGTGCAGGCCCAGGTCAGCAACCTGAAAATCACCAGCCTGAACGCTGTGTTCTCTGCCCCCTCGGGCAAAGCCATGACCGAAGCCGCTGGCCTGAGAACCGCTGAATTCACCAACACCGTGAAAGTCAGCCGTGGCCGTCTCTCCGCAGAAGGCCCCAGCCTCAGTTACTCCGAGGAGACCGGACAGGGCGTGCTGAAAGGCCCAGCCACCAGCGTCTTTGCCCCTGAAAAAGACGGCGATGATCCTGTGAACGTCAAGGCCAACCAGATGTCTTTCGATGTGGACACCAACATCTCCACCTCCACGGGCAAAGTCAGCCTGGTCAACGGACGCCAGACCGGAACCAGCGACAAACTGGTCTTCGATGAGAAGAAAGAACTGGGCATCCTGACCGGCAACGCCCAACTGGTCAAAAACCCCAAAGACGCCAAAGACAACAAACTGGTGATCACCGGAACCGAAGCCCGCGTGCTGACCAACGACAACAAGAAACTGCTGCTGGTCAAAGGCACCGTCAAACTCGTGGATGGAGACATCACCACCACCGGAACCACCGTGTACTACGATGACAAGGCCAACCGCGCCATTGTGATTGGTTCTCCTGCCAAGAGCTACAACGCCAAGAACAAGACCACCGTTTCGGGTGGTACGCTGGAGCAAAACACCGAGAAGAACACCGTGCGCATCTTCAAAGGCAACGTGGAATTCTCCGAGGCCCAGTTCAAGTAA
- a CDS encoding LptA/OstA family protein, with amino-acid sequence MKPIQRLTSLLLFVVGAAVLAQEEDTAPTFTLERKDKVIIMSKRGPDESGLAIFCDQDPITKGIFYDPSEEAVVATIDDNRIKAPLAVMDKKEGGDGHLEMSSGKANEDDDGDCPTLEPQSTAGGLKITKGKTQLSGAKLVYDEKDGLANIDGPITFEREQKDGKLTGTSEKLVVDVDKDTTVLKGNVKLTSGERTSSADEVEYSEKDNVAILKGTAQNPARSTKGKEELTAEVIRYNLDTNDVVATTKNNSIKGKFEDEDKK; translated from the coding sequence ATGAAACCCATCCAGCGCCTCACCTCCCTGCTTCTGTTTGTTGTCGGTGCAGCGGTCCTCGCCCAGGAAGAGGACACTGCGCCGACTTTCACGCTGGAACGCAAAGACAAAGTGATCATCATGAGCAAGCGCGGCCCGGACGAATCCGGTCTGGCGATCTTCTGCGATCAGGACCCCATCACCAAGGGCATTTTCTATGATCCCTCGGAAGAAGCCGTGGTGGCCACCATTGACGACAACCGCATCAAGGCCCCACTGGCTGTGATGGACAAGAAAGAAGGCGGGGACGGGCACCTGGAGATGTCCTCTGGCAAAGCCAATGAGGACGACGATGGAGACTGCCCCACCCTGGAGCCCCAGAGCACCGCAGGGGGCCTGAAAATCACCAAGGGCAAAACCCAGCTTTCCGGGGCCAAACTGGTCTACGACGAGAAAGACGGCCTTGCCAACATTGATGGTCCCATCACCTTCGAGCGCGAACAGAAAGACGGCAAACTGACCGGAACCAGTGAAAAACTGGTGGTGGATGTGGACAAGGACACCACCGTTTTAAAGGGCAACGTCAAACTGACCAGCGGCGAACGCACCAGCAGCGCCGATGAGGTCGAGTACAGCGAAAAGGACAATGTGGCGATCCTGAAAGGCACCGCCCAGAATCCTGCCCGGTCCACCAAGGGCAAAGAAGAACTGACCGCAGAGGTGATCCGCTACAACCTGGACACCAACGACGTGGTGGCAACCACCAAGAACAACTCCATCAAGGGGAAATTCGAGGATGAGGACAAAAAGTAA